CTCACTGTCCCTTCGTTTTCCTGCTTTTTGGCACTCTTTTCCTTTCTATCTCTCTGCTTACTGCCAGCTGTGTCTGCCAACTTTTCACTGGACTCTTCATTTGTAATCCATTAATCTGATGGCTTGTCTGTGCTATGCAGATCTTTATCAAGACATGTGACATCCACTAAGCTACTGACTGGAAATAATTCCATAATAAAGTGAGAAGAGACTGTAAACAGGATTTCTTGTGATCAGCTTTCTGTCCTCCTGATTTAAGTGATGCATCTCAGTATGACTGTTGTTGATGTGCACAGCACAGTTCTGACTAACCACAGGAAAGGAAATGAAAATGTTGCTTAGAAACAAACTGgtgcaacaaaacacacacataaggtTGCCATGTGTATGACTGAAACAAACACTCATTCAAGGTCTTGAATACTGGATGTACTTCTCTGCATCTATAGGAAAAGATCTACAGAGCATACAGGAGGTTTAAAGCATGAAGAATAGAGTAGAAAAAAGATGGTCTTGATCAAACCATGCACTTTTTTCCTGCAGGGCAGTTTGTGATTTGTATTCAGAGCTCCCGGAAATCATGAGACAGATGACTCATCGTGTAGAAAACCAAAGCTCTCTGGAATCTATGGATACCCCATCCAAACAAAGACACTGCAGACTGCACTCTTGACACAGAGAAAGCACTGTAACCACCGACAAGACCAATTTAGCAAAGATTCTCATCCAAGTCAGAGAAATGTTCCACGAGAAATTAATTCAGCCTCTAAATAGGTAACCCGCTGCCTGTTACATcacaggtattttaaattgtgaatacaagcatttatttaaaaaaagtgaaacatgAATTTTTCCTTGATGCACATTGACAGTTTTTAACAAGTTACAAACATtgcaagtatttaaaaaaatggacaaagaaaaaacaacaactgagaaCATTCATTTCAAGAAAACAGATGTTTGGATAAACATGttaagaaaagaaaggaaaaaagaaagaaagatagaaagaaagaaagatcagCTTTCAAATACCCTTTGTGCTTACTCCTCAGGTTTCTTTTACCTCCTGGGTGTGTTGAGCTCTGGTGTCCTGTTCTTTTGGATCACAGGTATTTCAAAGAAATATCTTTATTACAGCAATTAGCTACgtggtattgtttttttgtttttgtttttttcttgtggaTTTCAAAATCTGTGATATAAAAGCTGGGATATAATCGTTGCTTGTTCAATATGATCTCAGTGAGAGCTTGCACATTTTGTGTTAGACTGTACAATACACATCACAGCCAAGACTATGGTTTTTAATAGGTTTTCCAGGTTTTGTGTTGCAACAAGTGATAGCATCAAGATAATTTTGTCTTAGCAAAATTTTTACCAAAAGTGATACATTTTAAACCTGAGAGAGGTAGAGATTCACACTGTTCCTCTTTTACTGAACTCCaaccattaagacattttttaagcTTTTGCATTTACCACCTTGTTTTTTATACAGCTCCCAAATTTATTCTGTGTTAGTGTTGAGCCTTTATCAAAGTATTTTTAAACACATATTTGGAAAGTTATATAATTTTGAGCAAGACCTTAAAAGGTCAAAAGCAAGTGAGACTATTTGTAGCGCTGCAGTTTGCACAAACATCCCAGTGAATAAGTTTAGATGCCTTAAAGTTCAGCCAGAAATTAAAATGATCatgttccaaagctgtatgagttcctttcttttgtgaaacatgatatatatttaacaaaaacaattatggAATTTGgtggtggactatccctttaaggatctaaacttaaaataataataataaatgtagttCACATGTTGTCTTGGGAAAATGCAAACAATGCTGTCCCAAAGGTGCTTGATGAAAATCATAAACCATTTTATTCTTTCTCAGCTCCTGTTTTTCTTAGTTAGACTTCACCGAAGCAGATAAAGAGCCTGAGTTCAGGGCTGTATCTCGTTGCAGTACATAAATGTGGTCAGATAAGCTCAGGGATTGGGTTCGGATGGAGGGAGGCAGAGGGGTGAATTTGAGACAGAAAAGGAGGGAGAAAGTATATGAAAAGGGCGTTAGAGATCACCGAAAAAAAGTAAGGGAAAAAAACAGGCCATGTGGGCAGGGTCTTAGCTGGtcagtgtgcatgtgtctgtgagtcagagagagaaaaggaggaaCAGAAAGAGTTTGGTGGGGGTATAAAAGCCTCACAGTTCTCTTCCTGTAGCTCTCAAAGGCTTACGTCCCTCATCATACGCTCATTTTCTCGTGCAGCCAGTACTTCCTTCCTCCACCACCATGAGCTTCTACGCACCTCAGGCCTCTCACATCTCCTTCACCCGATCTATGCCGGTACACCGTGCCGCTAGTACGTATGGCGGGGCGGGTGGACAGGGCACCAGGATCTCATCTGCCTCTTCCATGTCTCTTCGTTCTGCTCCTAGAAGTGGGGGCATTTCTTCTTCCACAGCCTACAAGGTGAGCTCAGCCGGCATGGGTGCTGGTTCTGCGGGGTCCCTCAGGGCGAGCACTGCCTCCACAGGGCATGTCATGGGCAACGAGAAAGGCCAGATGCAGAATTTGAACGACCGTCTGGCGACATACCTAGAAACGGTGCGCCGGCTGGAGGAGGAGAACAGCAAACTGGAGATGCAGATCAGAGAGGCCCTGGAGAAAGGTGGACCAGAAACACGCGACTACAGCAAGTACAACGAAATCCTGGATGACCTGAGGAGGGAGGTGAGAGACACTGTTGGGTTAATACTGTATTCTTTGTCTGAGCAAGCTGCAAAGGGAAGCATTTGAGAGTTTGTTAGAGCAGCCAGTCATTTATCTTAGGAAGAGGAGGAGATACCAGATGTTCTGAATTACAGCAATCAAGCTCAAATGAAGTAGCAAAACCTAGAATTAAAGTAAAGGTTTTGCACAAGCTGAAAAGAGccattttatgtattcatttcaaCAGAACACAAAAAATGGTTTATACTTATACTATAGGGAAAGTATACAAAGGTATTTTACATACCAATAAATGGTAtggaaaatgtataatataatattcaatataataCATACACTTGAATAAAAccaattaacaataaaaaagcaCACTTTTAGATtaacagttgttgtttttgttttttcagtttggATGTTAAACTCCTAAAAACTTTTTTGGTTTCTTTGTCACCAAAACCTAAGCCTTTTTAAGTCTAAAGAATGTcttgagaatatatatattaaaaaaaaagtttctgtagTATTCATGAGAACCCTTCAGTGTAATAAAAATGCATGATCAGATTTCCGTACATCTGAATGGAGGGTGTGGCACATgccctgttctctctctctctctctctcactctctttccatTCTTTCGCCTGTTCTGCTTTTCTCTATATGCATTCTGGTTACTACTGAGGGAATTCCTCAAAAAGCACATTTGGTTTTAAAATATGTGCAACCATGACAATGGTCGACACAAATTTAACATCCATAATAATTTCTAAAGCATTAGAAGAATGTTTGATGGACTACAACCAGCTGAAACTTCCCACAGTCTCTGACTAGAGTCATAATGCAAAACAGATGTGGGATAAGCAATTGCACACACACTTAAGCACCCACACAGCCACAATGGCGCTCTCTCGCACAAAACAAGAATGCAAAAGAACAACTCCATAATTTATAACAGATGTGGCTGAGTCATAGCATAACATTTATAGTTCCAAAATctttgctttgatttttttttattaaattcaaccAAATTCCAGTTACAAAACTGCAAAAGCTAATAAAAAAGGCTCTAAACTAAAAagaatgcaaattatatttttatttagaagaaaataaaacaaatattatgaaaTTTCAGACTGCCAGGTCAGATACGGTGAAACACATGATAATATGTACCAGCTTCCTCTTTTACCCCTGCAGGATGTGGCACATAGACACATTTAGAATGAGTATTGTTTGATTATTCCTTAAATTCAAATCTTCTGCTCTGCGCACATAGATATTACACAGATATGCACAAATTATCTTGAATTCAGTacattaaatatagtaataataaataaataaatcccaaaaatacactgtcaaaATCAAGTTTGACTGACAAACAACAGTCCTACTCAATCAGACCTTTTCATGCACCAGTTTCCTAAAGAAAGTAAAGTTACAAAGTATAAATCAAAATCTGATTCCAGGTTATTAGTTGTCTATAAGAACTCATACGTCTGAACCACATTCCAAGAATGCTGTAATTAAATCATCTTAGAAATCGTATCTTTTCTAGAGTTGCTACAAGACAAAAAGTTGAATGGATGTCAAAACAGGTTTTGTTTGGTGAAATATGTGCTTTGTTTCACTCTGTAGGTGTTTGATGTCACTTCGGACAATGCTCGTCTTGTTCTGCAGATTGACAATGCTCGTCTGGCTGCAGATGACTTCAGAGTCAAGTCAGTTTTCAATAATGCACCACACAACAAGCATCTTAATAAATATCTCTTTGTAGCTTGATATCAAAGGAACATGCTTTTGTGCTCAatcaaaaatcattagaatattaagtaaagatcatattccattaagatattttgtaaattccctacagTAAAGATATATATTCCCTAAgattccatattttcaaatagttatatgtCAGCCATATAAGCCATACATCAGTGAAAAGCTTAtttaatctcaatttaaaaaattgtgcccatatgactggttttgtggtcaagggtcacaaATAGACATACCAGAAATCTTCAGCCTGACAGATGTGTGATGGAGGACTGTTATCATGCTCACAGAAACATTTTAGTGCATTACTTGAAAGACTATTATGTGTGTGTTATAGGTTTGAGAATGAGATGGCCATCAGGCAGTCTGTGGAAGGAGATATTGCAGGTCTGAAGAAGGTCATCGATGACACCAACATTGGTCGCCTGAATGTGGAGGGTGAAATTGAGTCCTTGAAAGATGAGCTTTCTTTCCTCAAGAAAAACCATGAAAATGTAAACAACCATTGCATAAGCACCACTTAAGACTAGGTGCACTAGATTCACACACAGTATGAGACAGGATGAGACACATCTCTGAATATGCTGAATATGGACTTCATTACGTTAGATGAACACATCTTTCTTTCCTTTGTTGATGTATTATcttattatctttaaaaaaaaaataataataagcttttTATTTGTCTTAGCTCCTCACTCAATTTGTGGTTGATGGCTAATTCTAGTGAGCATTTGATTGGAAAAAAATTGGTGACGACGTCGAAATGCACGAACCGCCACCATATTATAATTTCATACTCTAAATATCTCTGATTTCTTTTCTGCTCAACTTTGACAGGAAGTTGGGGAGCTGCGAAACCAGATCTCCCAGTCGGGTGTTCAGGTGGATGTTGATGCACCAAAGGGGCAGGATCTGTCTCTAGTGATGGATGAGATTAGGAGTAACTATGAAAAGATGGCTCTTAAAAACGCAGAAGAACTCAAAATGTGGCACGAATCCCAGGTACAGAATCGCTGATTACCACATGTCACTAAATTAGCTTTAACTGAACTCCGACATCTCCAGGCAAATCTAACCTACTCTTTCTCATCAGCTATCAGAAGTTCAGGGGCAGGTGGCTCAGAACACAGAGGCATTACAGGGTGCACAAATGGAAGTGAATGACCTACGGCGACAGATTCAAACACTAGAAATAGAGCTTTCATCCCAACAAAGCCTGGTAATGTTCACATGCATACCATATTATGAAAGTTTCAGATATCATCGttgcaattttaataaaattagtaGTTTATGTTGCAACTGTCTGATGAAACTACCAAACTTTATAGAAAGGGTCACTTGAGGATACGCTACGGAACACGGAGCTACGTTCAAACGCAGAGGTGGAGAAGTACAACGGTCTCACGCTGCAGCTTGAAGCTGAGCTGTCACAGCTGAAGTCAAATATCACAGAGCAGGGTCAGGAATATGAAGCCCTGCTTAATATTAAGATGAAACTGGAAGCAGAGATCAACACTTACAAGAAACTTCTAGATGGGGAAGACTTCAAGTAAGAGATCAAATAAAactttagttttgtattttacaATGTATAATATACATTACTGATTCTACTTTCTCTGTGTTGTTTAGGCTCCAGGATGCACTAGACGGCCGAGAGTGATATTACTAGCAGCAATCTTGAAGACCAGACCACAAAATGTTGGCTAAACAATTCTATGAAACAACCTTCTTAGATAGCATTCACACGGAAACATGTGGCAAATCTTTTTTCATCTAAAAGTCCCCTTCAACTTTGTCTTGACTACAATTTATAAAACAGGCACAACAAAACAATTTCAGTATGATGTCATTTGCAGGGTAATTTCTGTCTGTCAATAAAACATGTTCCACCctacagtctgattttaaacacacatgcatgtcaCAGAACAACTAAGGCAGCTTTTAGGACATCAGCTGTGGATTATGAGTATTTACAATACATAATTCCATGTCATTGCACAAATTAGTTAACTTACCTATTACAATGAAATGTGAAGTACTCTACCAAGTCAaagcaataattaaataaaaacatgctttcTAAGCGAAATTTGGAGTCAAGCAAACATTATCACACATCAAAAGTCTTTTATATACTATGCCTACCTCTTTAAAGTTGCATGATTTGTCGATTGGAGTTAACTCTTAGTGAGCATGGAGGGTCATAGAATGGTGTATTTCATACAAAAAGTCAATAAAACCAAAGTTTCATTTTAGTCTACTGCTCATTTTTCTGTCTTCGTGTCGTTTTCAGGCAGGACAACATTATTGTGCACACATTTagaattaaacacattttgaattatttatcaaaaatacaattaGCTCTTGTAAGGCATGACTTtcacgtttgtttgtttgtttaatagaAGTGATCCATTTAGTATTTGTGGTCTATGTTTTAATTTCTTGaatatgaaatacaaaatacagtaagTCAGCTTTTGGACTAACACCAAGACAGGACACAAAAGTAAGAAATTTGATAGACAATTAGCTAAGACAATGAAGCATAGATAAATCTGGAAAAGTCACTGGGATTTGTTTACTTGACCTCTGCACAATGAGCTAATGCCATGATAGCTAATTAGCTTGCTGGAGATCCTTTGCTTGGGCATTTTAAGCCTCCAACTACAATTAGCAGCAAAGCTTACGTGGATTGATTTTGAGTTCTCTAAACCAGATTCAGATTGTGCAAATAGCACTTACAAGAGTAGAAAGGAATTCAAACAGAAACATTACACTTTAGCTTCACAAAGtaagctattttaaaatataaaatcaagaaTTTATTTGGGACTGAAAGATTTTTAACTAAACCACATATTTAgcaatattgttttattgcattatttatacaggctacaataaatgtaaaacaaaaaatcagTCAGATGTGAAGTGTTTgagttctactgaagaaacaaattcacctATATCTtgaatgccctgggggtaagcaggtaaacatcaaattttcatttttgggttaactatccctttaaatactttCAACAAAAAGGGAGGGCTGGGGGAGGGGTGGATTTTGGTGGGGGAGGTGCTGTGCATGTGGACTGTTGTCACAGGGGCAGAGGGAGGTAGAGCACAGTTggatagaaggaaaaaaagaagaggcaaaagacaaaaaaaagagtgTCAGAGGCATGGCAGCGTAAAGCTTGGAATTTACTTATAACTGCTACAGTGCAATGAAGATTGAAGGAGAGGGACTGGTATGTTTCTTAATGCATGTGAAATACCATGAAAACATTtatctgtttatattttaaaatcacttCATTTATGCCTCTCATTATCTGTTTAAATCTACATTAATAGCTTTTGCATGTTAAGttaaagagaatgagagagaaatcCCTTTGGTTGCACGTGTGTTGTGTGTTTATACATCATAATGTCACATTTACTGCTTGTACCTAATGGTTTGGGTGGTTAGTGTTGGTTGGTATGTGaaattttaaaatggcaaaatgtttatttcaagaaAGCACAAGGTGGAGTAATAAtaatctctctttctttcaggtATCTGTGTTTATGAGCTATGGTTGAAAGATTTTTTGTACACCAGTAGCATATACAATCAACTCACAAAAATAACAAGCTGATACAGAATTCTGGTTAAAACAGCATGGTGAGTTAATGCATAGAGTAAAACGCGCATATTTATTATGAGTCAGTGCAGATatgtgtaaatgttaaataatattctGGTGAAAAGTAGTTGTGAGAGAGTAATGAGTTTACCAGATGTTTCTTTGCGCATATCATGAGCCTTTTCACAACcataagaagaaaaagaatacattcaaatagtcctgaatattattattattatttttgctgattattttttattatttttactgataAAAAATCTTTAGATagtgtttatatttaaatgttgagcTATGTGGTGGCCAGCATCTAAGCATTTGTAGTTCAAAGAATTATGCAACATTATGACTAATTGATTTAGCATTGCAGACCTTTGGCCATGTGTTAAAAACAATTCTTCTTATGATGTCCAACCTGAAGTGTGTGTGCACGCATATATGTGTGTACGAGTGTGTAGAGGATGTGCTTTGTAAATAAATCCCAGGCTGAATTCTTAGCATTCCGGGTGCAGCCATATTTATGGACGAGATCGTGTCTCTTCAATGGAAGTTCTAGTAAGTGTGTGAATTTGAGGGAAGcaccataaaaatataaata
The Carassius auratus strain Wakin chromosome 31, ASM336829v1, whole genome shotgun sequence DNA segment above includes these coding regions:
- the LOC113050357 gene encoding keratin, type I cytoskeletal 18, yielding MSFYAPQASHISFTRSMPVHRAASTYGGAGGQGTRISSASSMSLRSAPRSGGISSSTAYKVSSAGMGAGSAGSLRASTASTGHVMGNEKGQMQNLNDRLATYLETVRRLEEENSKLEMQIREALEKGGPETRDYSKYNEILDDLRREVFDVTSDNARLVLQIDNARLAADDFRVKFENEMAIRQSVEGDIAGLKKVIDDTNIGRLNVEGEIESLKDELSFLKKNHENEVGELRNQISQSGVQVDVDAPKGQDLSLVMDEIRSNYEKMALKNAEELKMWHESQLSEVQGQVAQNTEALQGAQMEVNDLRRQIQTLEIELSSQQSLKGSLEDTLRNTELRSNAEVEKYNGLTLQLEAELSQLKSNITEQGQEYEALLNIKMKLEAEINTYKKLLDGEDFKLQDALDGRE